One window from the genome of Papilio machaon chromosome 6, ilPapMach1.1, whole genome shotgun sequence encodes:
- the LOC106709801 gene encoding rap1 GTPase-GDP dissociation stimulator 1-B: protein MDGTLPNKSTSLEAISIQNITNVCELKEKLNEIISAGKNYEHDISSCLKSLLNGSDQDIMLLCAQAISELAKCDIKRETYAQKEFVEPLLEIVSKDISAGTAELVKQCCRALGNLCCDCDTARNIILDNNGPAILLKLLTNTLGDDKLAEIRLLTSKTLLNFAIGGKQFSESIVNEGVIDVQHKILLRESLKEVMNDEEVTTALLILSVINDNNPEVLFEPHINKIVLEVLQETSSIEVSELCVEHLLIQAEHEEVKSLVAREGGVQLLCARLEGLRARRAAGELAAPHPELDALAKQACDLIVIVLTGDEAMRALYGAGAGEVYLQAVRWLETADDDLPLLSTALLAVGNFARDDRYCLQMMGNNIYDKLLDIFETYHEKGAGAEVERVQHGALAALRNLSVPAQNKVRALARGRAVPLLARALAGVRHHHVAYKLLAALRMLLDGQEAAARQVAEAEGALRAVARWASAGHAGAAGEAPRLLARLVRLLGEEATPALLQAEGCVASLVGMVATSHAVMQREALRALTVLAGRGALAGRLGERLAGQLGAAELGQQVCVLVGAHCGKLGEGEAEALAALLEAVCGAGAGAGAGDAGLAGAGVHLALRRFVSVREDLPAELMRRFDKIIATISDHAEGTSS, encoded by the exons ATGGATG gGACTTTACCAAATAAATCGACTTCTCTGGAAGCTATAAGCATACAAAACATAACTAATGTCTgtgaattaaaagaaaaattaaacgaaattaTTAGCGCTGGAAAAAATTACGAGCATGATATATCCTCATGCCTTAAGTCTCTCTTAAACGGTAGCGACCAAGATATCATGCTGCTGTGCGCGCAGGCCATCTCTGAACTTGCCAAATGTGATATTAAAAGAGAGACGTACGCTCAAAAAGAGTTTGTCGAACCCCTGTTAGAAATTGTTAGCAAGGACATTAGTGCAGGGACCGCGGAACTCGTGAAGCAATGCTGTCGAGCTCTCGGCAACCTGTGCTGTGATTGCGACACCgctagaaatattattttagacaaCAATGGGCCAGCAATACTCTTGAAACTGCTGACCAATACATTAGGAGATGACAAGCTGGCAGAGATACGATTGCTCACAAGCAAGACATTGTTAAATTTTGCAATCGGAGGAAAACAATTCTCCGAGTCAATAGTGAATGAAGGTGTGATAGATGTGCAGCATAAAATACTTCTGCGTGAAAGCTTGAAAGAGGTGATGAACGATGAAGAAGTAACAACTGCCCTGCTCATTCTCAGTGTTATAAATGACAATAACCCTGAAGTACTGTTTGAGCcacatattaataagatagtGTTGGAAGTGCTGCAGGAGACGAGTAGCATTGAAGTGTCTGAGCTCTGCGTAGAGCACTTGCTCATACAGGCCGAGCACG AGGAGGTGAAGAGCTTGGTGGCGCGGGAGGGCGGCGTGCAGCTGCTGTGCGCGCGGCTGGAGGGGCTGCGGGCGCGGCGCGCGGCGGGCGAGCTGGCCGCCCCGCACCCCGAGCTGGACGCCCTGGCCAAGCAGGCCTGCGACCTCATCGTCATAGTTCTCACCGGAG ACGAGGCGATGCGCGCGCTGTAcggggcgggcgcgggcgaggTGTACCTGCAGGCGGTGCGCTGGCTGGAGACGGCCGACGACGACCTGCCGCTGCTGTCCACCGCGCTGCTCGCCGTCGGCAACTTCGCGCGCGACGACCGCTACTGCCTACAGATGATGGGCAACAATATATATGATAAATTACTCG ACATATTCGAGACTTATCACGAGAAGGGCGCGGGCGCGGAGGTGGAGCGGGTGCAGCACGGCGCGCTGGCGGCGCTGCGCAACCTGTCGGTGCCGGCGCAGAACAAGGTGCGTGCGCTGGCGCGGGGGCGCGCGGTGCCGCTGCTGGCGCGGGCGCTGGCCGGCGTGCGACATCACCACGTCGCCTACAAGCTGCTGGCCGCACTGCGCATGTTGCTCGACGGACA ggaggcggcggcgcggcAGGTGGCGGAGGCGGAGGGCGCGCTGCGTGCGGTGGCGCGGTGGGCGAGCGCGGGGCACGCGGGGGCGGCGGGCGAGGCCCCGCGGCTGCTGGCGAGGCTGGTGCGGCTGCTGGGCGAGGAGGCGACGCCCGCACTGCTGCAG GCGGAGGGGTGCGTGGCGAGCCTGGTGGGCATGGTGGCGACGAGTCACGCGGTGATGCAGCGCGAGGCGCTGAGGGCGCTGACGGTGCTGGCGGGGAGGGGGGCGCTGGCGGGGCGGCTGGGGGAGCGGCTGGCGGGGCAGCTGGGGGCGGCGGAGCTGGGCCAGCAGGTGTGCGTGCTGGTGGGCGCGCACTGCGGCAAGCTGGGCGAGGGCGAGGCGGAGGCGCTGGCGGCGCTGCTGGAGGCCGTgtgcggggcgggggcgggggctgGGGCGGGGGATGCTGGGCTGGCGGGGGCGGGGGTGCATCTTGCGCTGAGACGCTTCGTGTCCGTGCGAGAAGACCTGCCGGCGGAGCTGATGCGCCGCTTCGATAAGATTATAGCGACTATTTCTGATCACGCCGAGGGTACTTCTTCTTGA
- the LOC106709887 gene encoding protein Spindly yields the protein MNYSTVSNKTNLTEMEELSDGEISEKYYLLRKQYDNLSSNYEATKQELHEAKRNYQTALDVQSHLNAELESVQAGEEKRRAELGSRISMLQDQILTLREEHSETAERHANEVKELETEIRRLKEANATVVNRVSPERDTGELDEIRLALSSTASEAASAKLALEEARNEIVSWRLKVEELVTEMGELRVAAEVRREELRAAAEREAVALADLAEARAALQQLDAQVSQPHAAKGNSIFAEVEDKRQEMAKNLIQMKQTNSRLRREVASKQAEVEALLQEKQALWEAQAGAAAHHDRELLEGYCERITQLEGVCERQRRELARWGRQLDPAHPAHPAHPAWLPAVLQHLKSECEQLRTEVVSRGAAQLASAAQVRDLRRRLAQLGAAHKHMLSPPAPAPAPAPAPAPTSAPHSPQAPAPLAPAPAPAPAPVRRVAVDDVKKKVTFD from the exons ATGAATTATTCAACAGTAAGtaacaaaactaatttaacAGAGATGGAAGAATTGAGTGATGGAGAGATCAGTGAGAAATATTACTTGCTTCGAAAACAATATGATAACTTATCCAGCAACTACGAAGCGACTAAACAGGAACTTCACGAAGCCAAACGTAACTACCAAACTGCCTTAGACGTGCAAAGTCACTTGAACGCCGAGCTGGAAAGCGTGCAGGCGGGTGAAGAGAAACGCCGCGCCGAACTCGGTTCTCGTATATCGATGCTGCAAGACCAGATACTGACTTTACGCGAGGAACATTCAGAAACTGCGGAGCGGCATGCGAACGAAGTGAAGGAATTAGAAACTGAGATTCGTCGTTTAAAAGAAGCAAACGCCACCGTAGTCAATAgagtatctccggaaagagATACAGGGGAGTTAGATGAAATTCGCCTCGCATTATCTTCGACTGCCTCTGAAGCGGCGTCTGCAAAGTTGGCCCTCGAAGAAGCGCGAAACGAAATTGTATCGTGGCGTCTTAAAGTGGAAGAATTAGTTACAGAAATGGGTGAACTGAGAGTGGCAGCGGAGGTCCGCCGCGAAGAGTTGAGAGCCGCCGCGGAGCGCGAGGCCGTGGCGCTGGCCGACCTGGCAGAAGCCCGGGCCGCGTTACAACAGCTCGACGCGCAGGTCTCGCAGCCACACG CGGCTAAGGGCAACTCAATATTTGCGGAGGTGGAGGACAAAAGACAGGAGATGGCCAAGAACTTGATACAAATGAAGCAAACCAACTCAAGG CTAAGAAGAGAGGTGGCAAGCAAGCAGGCGGAGGTGGAGGCGCTGCTGCAGGAGAAGCAGGCGCTGTGGGAGGCGCAGGCCGGCGCAGCTGCGCACCACGACCGCGAACTGCTCG AGGGGTACTGCGAGCGCATCACGCAGCTGGAGGGCGTGTGCGAGAGACAGCGGCGCGAGCTGGCCCGCTGGGGCCGCCAGCTGGACCCCGCACACCCCGCACACCCCGCACACCCCGCCTGGCTGCCCGCAGTCCTGCAACATCTCAA GAGCGAGTGTGAGCAGCTGCGCACGGAGGTGGTGTCTCGCGGCGCGGCGCAGTTGGCGAGCGCGGCGCAGGTGCGCGACCTGCGCCGTCGTCTGGCGCAGCTCGGCGCCGCGCACAAACACATGCTCTCTccgcccgcccccgcccccgcccccgctcCTGCCCCCGCCCCCACCTCCGCCCCACACTCGCCGCAGGCTCCGGCCCCGctcgcccccgcccccgcccccgcccccgcccccgtcAGGAGAGTCGCCGTCGATGATGTTAAGAAAAAAGTGACTTTTGATTGA
- the LOC106709944 gene encoding E3 SUMO-protein ligase NSE2: MMVDAEISDLRKQCVASLYSCAENVGLFLDGQEMETEFLKLKSCIDEYCMMEARQDVANQALEKAKNETESSNIESLQNRFELHLTSLTQRHADNNLHPYMVELNKKIEMGCQRATQNLDDSDLAITETQDRYIDPITKRPVTDPVQNSVCGHVYDKESIMKLINTRKKVICPVAGCASRQAVCADQLVPARPAHAPLHHSTPLARSHGGVRQ; this comes from the exons ATGATGGTAGATGCAGAGATAAGTGATTTGAGAAAGCAATGTGTCGCGAGTTTGTACTCTTGTGCAGAAAATGTTGGATTGTTTTTGGATGGACAAGAAATGGAGACAGAGTTTCTTAAGCTGAAGTCTTGTATAGATGAATATTGCATGATGGAAGCTCGCCAAGACGTCGCCAATCAAGCTTTAGAAAAAGCCAAG AATGAGACTGAGTCCTCGAACATTGAGTCGTTGCAGAATAGGTTTGAGTTACATTTGACCAGCCTGACTCAAAGACATGCGGACAACAACCTACATCCTTACATGGTagaactgaataaaaaaattgaaatgggTTGTCAGAGAGCTACTC AAAATTTGGATGATTCTGACTTAGCTATAACAGAAACACAAGATAGATAT ATTGACCCGATCACAAAACGGCCAGTAACAGATCCCGTCCAGAACAGTGTGTGTGGCCATGTTTACGATAAGGAGTCCATCATGAAATTAATCAATACAAGAAAGAAAGTAATCTGCCCAG TGGCGGGGTGCGCCAGTAGGCAGGCGGTGTGCGCGGACCAGCTGGTGCCAGCTCGgcctgcgcacgcgccgctACACCACTCCACCCCGCTGGCCCGCAGCCATGGCGGGGTGCGGCAGTAG
- the LOC106709802 gene encoding exocyst complex component 4 encodes MSSPPPTKPPRGVKQGKETSGLLMSVIRTLSASETNEQREKERAKLEKEYKKSDARLDELVAAHSQEITQVMQKFSSVGAALGAWGAHGAAAVARLAACRALLRLRREDLRRLWADARAHHHALQMLADIERVVVSERACRELAAAGRVLAAAHALHAARHTQRTRLQHVQALAATAHNLQGMQRDLVEQIVRRLSEAVYRGERAPLARRPSARRRTALLLAELTKSEEATAAYLEEVTPEYEAALAEEDRTFETTVVVALEALAVLGELQEATEKFKVQIQTELLEVIEAVSRRVLEEGEGEAEGEGEAGAEGEPEGEGEAEEDQEGGEAGRMLARLLACLTDEFRSCGARNERLVQLWRAALRRRRLPDVALHTDHHYWSAVQQLMQLLLTEYLEIESVALAAQRAGGERHPEPHPEPHPDLRLADYFAKKRPPRRRTKLFRLAAATPASPGAGARRQRYPLVCRPSAALLHAALPALHPLCAHIEAPGGAAGECSLRAFISDYVRWGESERLAQEARAAIEAAVRAPNAWREPASPAAPAPSGERAAAVAECAARGWAAVRRCAAAARRCGGCGGAAALRAVSAALGALTGAARAALPRLQPGAPARAARWLADDDIVRFLQSLPNYRAAVAHAVYGAQELQQAYEREAEILGASLGDGEVTRREVVPDAAPLVHLALLAESADWLSGNVRSLGAYLSAPGGAGGAGGALRPPDAFAAELAAAAAAFDDICHKCLLFLHLELRIECFHYLGQEEREEEEEGAGGAGGAAQLAAALLAFHERAVAVLAPARLAYVMNGLGEMMSAAVVWRWQTAGAGGAPAGAAGARLAALRHCLAALQLPHAGLHAAHAYLHLLACTPEEIITSIRERGAQFSELEYLNALKVIGARRGVSAADMRAHLARLAAALGHAGHVGVTV; translated from the exons ATGTCGTCTCCACCGCCAACAAAACCACCTAGAGGTGTCAAACAAGGGAAAGAAACG aGTGGACTGCTTATGTCAGTGATTCGTACATTGTCAGCGAGTGAGACAAACGAGCAGCGAGAGAAGGAGAGAGCCAAGTTGGAGAAGGAATACAAAAAGAGTGATGCAAGATTGGACGAGCTGGTTGCAGCTCACTCACAAGAAATAACTCAAGTCATGCAG AAGTTCAGCAGCGTGGGCGCGGCGCTGGGCGCGTGGGGCGCCCAcggcgcggcggcggtggcgcgGCTGGCGGCGTGCCGCGCGCTGCTGCGTCTGCGCCGCGAGGACCTGCGCCGTCTGTGGGCAGATGCGCGCGCGCACCACCACGCGCTGCAGATGCTGGCCGACAT CGAGCGCGTGGTGGTGTCGGAGCGCGCATGTCGCGAGCTGGCGGCGGCGGGACGCGTGCTGGCCGCGGCGCACGCGCTGCACGCCGCGCGCCACACGCAGCGCACGCGTCTGCAGCACGTGCAGGCCCTCGCCGCCACCGCACACAACCTGCAG GGCATGCAGCGCGACCTGGTGGAGCAGATAGTGCGCCGCCTGAGCGAGGCCGTGTACCGCGGGGAGCGCGCCCCGCTCGCCCGCCGCCCCTCCGCGCGCCGCCGCACCGCCCTGCTGCTGGCCG AGCTGACCAAGAGCGAGGAGGCGACGGCGGCGTACCTGGAGGAGGTGACGCCGGAGTACGAGGCGGCGCTGGCCGAGGAGGACCGCACCTTCGAGACGACGGTGGTGGTGGCGCTAGAGGCGCTGGCCGTGCTCGGCGAGCTGCAGGAGGCCACCGAG AAGTTTAAAGTGCAGATCCAGACGGAGCTGCTCGAGGTGATCGAGGCCGTGTCGCGGCGCGTGCTGGAGGAGGGCGAGGGCGAGGCGGAGGGCGAGGGCGAGGCGGGCGCCGAGGGCGAGCCGGAGGGCGAGGGAGAGGCGGAGGAGGACCAGGAGGGCGGGGAGGCGGGCCGCATGCTGGCGCGCCTGCTGGCCTGCCTCACCGACGAGTTCCGCTCCTGCGGCGCCAGGAACGAGAG GTTGGTGCAGCTGTGGCGTGCGGCGCTGCGCCGGCGCCGGCTGCCGGACGTCGCGCTGCACACCGACCACCACTACTGGAGCGCCGTCCAGCAGCTG ATGCAGCTGCTGCTGACTGAGTACCTGGAGATAGAGAGCGTGGCGCTGGCGGCGCAGCGCGCGGGCGGCGAGCGCCACCCCGAGCCCCACCCCGAGCCGCACCCAGACCTGCGCCTCGCCGACTACTTCGCCAAGAAGCGGCCGCCGCGTCGCCGCACCAAGCTCTTCCGTCTCGCGG CGGCGACGCCGGCCAGCCCGGGCGCCGGCGCGCGTCGCCAGCGCTACCCCCTGGTGTGTCGGCCGAGCGCCGCGCTGCTGCACGCCGCGCTGCCCGCCCTGCACCCGCTCTGCGCCCACATCGAGGCGC cggggggcgcggcgggcgagTGCTCGCTGCGCGCCTTCATCTCGGACTACGTGCGCTGGGGCGAGAGCGAGCGGCTGGCGCAGGAGGCGCGCGCCGCCATCGAGGCCGCGGTGCGCGCGCCCAACGCGTGGCGCGAGCCCGCctcgcccgccgcgcccgcacCGAG CGGGGagcgggcggcggcggtggcggaGTGCGCGGCGCGGGGCTGGGCGGCGGTGCGGCGCtgtgcggcggcggcgcggcgctgcGGGGGCTGCGGGGGCGCGGCGGCGCTGCGCGCGGTGTCGGCGGCGCTGGGGGCGCTGACGGGGGCCGCGCGCGCCGCCCTGCCCCGCCTGCAGCCGGGCGCGCCCGCCCGCGCCGCGCGCTGGCTGGCCGACGACGACATCGTGCGCTTCCTGCAGTCGCTGCCCAACTACCGCGCGGCGGTCGCGCACGCGGTCTACGGCGCGCAG GAGCTGCAGCAGGCGTACGAGCGCGAGGCGGAGATCCTGGGCGCCAGTCTGGGCGACGGCGAGGTGACGCGCCGCGAGGTGGTGCCCGACGCCGCGCCGCTGGTGCACCTCGCGCTGCTCGCGGAGTCCGCG GACTGGCTGAGCGGCAACGTGCGGTCGCTGGGGGCGTACCTGTCGGCGCCGGGtggtgcggggggcgcggggggcgcgctGCGACCGCCCGACGCGTTCGCGGCCGAGCTCGCCGCCGCGGCCGCCGCCTTCGACGACATCTGCCACAAGTGTCTACTCTTCTTGCACCTGGAG TTGCGCATCGAGTGCTTCCACTACCTGGGCCAGGAGGAGCGCGAGGAGGAGGAGGAAGGCGCCGGGGGTGCGGGAGGTGCGGCTCAGCTGGCCGCCGCGCTGCTCGCCTTCCACGAGCGCGCCGTCGCCGTGCTGGCGCCCGCGCGCCTTGCG TACGTGATGAACGGCCTGGGCGAGATGATGTCTGCGGCTGTGGTGTGGCGCTGGCAgacggcgggcgcgggcggggCTCCGGCGGGCGCTGCGGGCGCGCGGCTGGCGGCGCTGCGGCACTGCCTGGCGGCGCTGCAGCTGCCGCACGCCGGGCTGCACGCCGCGCACGCCTACCTCCACCTGCTGGCCTGCACGCCGGAG GAGATAATAACATCGATCCGCGAGAGAGGAGCGCAGTTCTCGGAGCTGGAGTACCTGAACGCGCTGAAGGTGATCGGCGCGCGGCGTGGCGTCAGCGCCGCCGACATGCGCGCTCACCTCGCTCGCCTCGCCGCCGCACTCGGCCACGCCGGACACGTGGGCGTCACCGTGTGA
- the LOC123721099 gene encoding uncharacterized protein LOC123721099: MEHVSWCLSGTSERAMGSGQSVRESHFKREAAQPGQPGQPAQDADPADHHISISNKMVERLVEDATLAGRAAGAGGAAAGAPRGHYKEKMFMEKLIYLDDNHSQRYRITVEDLNATAARIELRTGNMVSVAPVCAHCNQAVIECYARADDPRAHHLHCADAVGAFASCVKAAAAQRLRARTQRDAREHARRERHVAHAREHALRDLAPPQPQPQPQPQPQPQEVPA, translated from the exons ATGGAGCACGTTTCCTGGTGTCTCTCAG GTACATCGGAGAGGGCAATGGGCAGCGGCCAGTCGGTGCGCGAGAGTCACTTCAAGCGCGAGGCGGCGCAGCCCGGCCAGCCCGGCCAGCCGGCGCAGGACGCGGACCCCGCCGACCACCACATCAGCATCTCTAACAAAATG GTGGAGCGGCTGGTGGAGGACGCGACGTTGGCGGGgcgcgcggcgggcgcggggggcgcggcggCCGGAGCCCCGCGCGGACACTACAAGGAGAAGATGTTCATGGAGAAGCTCATCTACCTCGACGACAACCACTCGCAGAGATACAG GATCACGGTGGAGGACCTGAACGCGACGGCGGCGCGCATCGAGCTGCGCACCGGCAACATGGTGAGCGTGGCGCCGGTCTGCGCGCACTGCAACCAGGCCGTCATCGAGTGCTACGCGCGCGCAGACGACCCTCGAGCACACCACCTCCACTGCGCAGACGCCGTCG GCGCGTTCGCGAGCTGCGTGAAGGCGGCGGCGGCACAGCGGCTGCGAGCGCGCACGCAGAGGGATGCGCGCGAGCACGCGCGGCGCGAGCGGCACGTCGCGCATGCTCGCGAGCACGCGCTACGCGATCTCGCCCCGCCGCAGCCGCAGCCGCAGCCGCAGCCGCAGCCGCAACCGCAGGAAGTGCCCGCCTAG